In one Fusarium falciforme chromosome 5, complete sequence genomic region, the following are encoded:
- a CDS encoding Bac-rhamnosid-C domain-containing protein — protein MLLLKATLALLQAGSALAGVVVKPRSKQDAIVYATKGTISLSSDGTDPDILILDYGQNVEGHPTFEVVSTSGDASGFELTFAESKYAFSNYMSDGPLALAAAMDNYRVNQYNISKPGLVTNRLIQGAFRYQKLNLSTAGELRLRKVGVKQTVHTTPLTELPGAFECSDNDLTRIWYTGARTAQLTEIPKDTIPDFWQVTDQGAFVESAAPQALASGTAAQLLSYEIDFEVKPVTEEFSFSVLSDTLNDAIVISCNVVTGVVSATYAPHPGSIPAAANAQVGKWLSVHARVNMGEISVSINNKVVLEFGQTTKFAGSFGLGAPFGHSAYYRNLKAATLDGVEVYSSTLKDPSFLADFFMGTNPADTIVDGSRRDRIAYTGDLDVALASSFVSTYGTSFIEGSLELLGSYQTTTGFFIPTAKIQQEPLKEILDVNVTGLIGYSFNFLNALAQNYEVQGDLAFAKKWAPRIVSTLDWAHSKLENGLFTLADASLTGDWNYYDPPQTGASSKFNSLYAYTLQQTQSLLMDAGVDVSVYQNRLESLRDAIHSHLWNDTLGVYILTNEIPTGFAQDANAIAILSGIPQSHGVSAKSLLSTLESGLQLPAGPLAFSNSTVKAGFAQKISPYASAYHLRAAFESNDTDTVRLLLKTLWAPMANPAHANYTNCFWETLNPDGTPGLGLVTSLCHGWGAGPTAELSRHVLGVKAVKPGYREWKVEPMTLDLSWAKGRVPTAHGSIQVQWKFVSGLLQMKVRGPSSGNTNGTVHLPTPLPTPLDRTVIKVNGKVVSGTNFKVRAGQEITIMQTKK, from the exons ATGTTGCTATTGAAGGCAACTTTGGCTTTGCTTCAGGCAGGCTCGGCGCTGGCTGGGGTAGTGGTCAAGCCAAGGTCAAAACAAGACGCAATCGTTTATGCAACCAAAGGAACGATATCCCTCTCGTCAGATGGGACAGATCCTGACATTCTGATTCTCGATTATGGTCAGAATGTTGAGGGACATCCCACCTTTGAGGTTGTGTCCACATCCGGGGATGCTTCTGGTTTCGAGCTCACTTTCGCCGAGTCCAAGTATGCCTTTAGCAACTACATG AGTGACGGGCCTCTCGCCCTCGCAGCTGCCATGGACAACTATCGTGTGAACCAATACAACATCTCCAAGCCTGGACTTGTTACCAATCGCCTCATTCAAGGAGCTTTCCGCTATCAAAAGCTCAACCTTTCTACGGCTGGTGAACTGCGCCTCAGGAAGGTGGGCGTGAAGCAGACGGTTCATACTACGCCGCTCACCGAACTCCCTGGAGCTTTCGAATGTTCAGACAACGACTTGACTCGGATTTGGTATACCGGTGCTAGGACGGCTCAACTCACGGAGATCCCCAAGGACACAATTCCCGACTTTTGGCAAGTCACCGATCAAGGTGCTTTTGTCGAGAGTGCGGCGCCGCAAGCTCTCGCCAGTGGTACAGCTGCCCAGCTACTCAGCTATGAGATTGACTTTGAAGTCAAGCCCGTCACTGAAGAATTCAGCTTCTCCGTGTTGTCGGACACTCTGAATGATGCCATTGTCATCTCTTGCAACGTGGTAACTGGCGTGGTCTCGGCAACATATGCTCCTCACCCTGGCTCAATCCCAGCTGCCGCCAACGCCCAGGTCGGCAAGTGGCTGTCCGTCCATGCCCGGGTCAACATGGGGGAAATTTCGGTATCCATCAACAATAAAGTGGTTTTGGAGTTCGGTCAGACGACCAAATTCGCTGGTTCTTTCGGTCTCGGGGCACCATTCGGCCACTCAGCCTACTACCGGAACTTGAAAGCTGCCACACTTGATGGAGTAGAGGTCTACTCCTCTACTCTTAAGGACCCTAGCTTCCTCGCCGACTTTTTCATGGGAACTAATCCTGCCGATACGATTGTGGATGGCTCTCGACGCGATAGGATTGCCTACACGGGAGATCTCGACGTCGCACTTGCTTCAAGCTTTGTGAGCACCTACGGCACTTCTTTCATCGAGGGCTCCCTTGAACTACTCGGTTCTTACCAAACAACCACAGGGTTCTTTATCCCGACCGCCAAGATCCAGCAGGAACCACTCAAGGAAATTCTGGATGTCAATGTGACGGGCCTTATCGGCTACTCCTTCAATTTCCTCAACGCGTTGGCTCAAAACTATGAGGTCCAAGGCGACCTTGCCTTTGCCAAGAAATGGGCTCCTCGTATTGTGTCAACGCTGGACTGGGCGCATTCCAAGTTGGAGAATGGTCTTTTCACTCTCGCCGACGCTTCGTTAACGGGAGATTGGAACTATTATGATCCTCCTCAGACGGGTGCAAGCTCCAAGTTCAACTCTCTCTACGCCTACACCTTGCAGCAGACTCAGTCTCTGCTCATGGATGCTGGCGTTGATGTCTCTGTATACCAGAATCGTCTCGAGAGCCTTCGCGATGCTATTCATTCTCATCTCTGGAATGATACCCTTGGGGTCTATATCCTAACTAACGAGATCCCAACGGGATTTGCCCAAGACGCCAATGCAATCGCCATCTTATCTGGCATCCCGCAGAGCCATGGCGTTTCAGCAAAGTCACTATTATCAACTCTCGAAAGTGGCCTCCAACTTCCTGCGGGACCGCTGGCCTTCAGCAACTCCACAGTTAAGGCTGGATTCGCCCAAAAGATCAGCCCTTACGCCTCGGCCTATCATCTTCGCGCAGCTTTCGAGTCCAACGATACCGATACTGTCCGGCTCCTCTTGAAAACCCTTTGGGCTCCCATGGCAAACCCTGCCCATGCCAACTACACCAACTGTTTCTGGGAAACCCTGAATCCCGATGGCACCCCAGGCTTGGGCCTAGTAACCTCTCTTTGCCATGGATGGGGTGCTGGCCCAACTGCCGAGCTGAGCCGTCATGTTCTCGGCGTGAAGGCTGTTAAACCTGGTTATCGGGAGTGGAAGGTTGAACCCATGACCTTGGATCTCAGCTGGGCCAAGGGCCGCGTCCCAACCGCACATGGATCCATCCAGGTTCAGTGGAAGTTTGTGTCTGGCCTTTTACAGATGAAAGTTCGTGGGCCCAGCAGTGGTAACACCAACGGAACTGTCCATCTTCCTACGCCCCTACCCACACCCCTTGACAGGACTGTTATTAAGGTGAATGGAAAGGTTGTGAGTGGCACCAATTTCAAAGTTCGTGCTGGTCAAGAGATTACCATTATGCAAACCAAGAAATAA